A single region of the Nicotiana sylvestris chromosome 6, ASM39365v2, whole genome shotgun sequence genome encodes:
- the LOC138871266 gene encoding secreted RxLR effector protein 161-like produces MESSKIIDTPIATTTHLNIDEPGSPVNETMFQSNPKESHMKAAKRILRYLKGAQDLVLDYPSRDNFDLIGYVDTDYAGYLMDRKNTSGMEHFLGPCLISWGIRKQNSAALSTTDAEYVAAASCCAQLLWIKQQL; encoded by the exons ATGGAAAGTTCAAAGATCATTGATACACCCATTGCCACTACCACTCACCTAAatattgatgaacctggttctcCTGTAAATGAGACCAT GTTTCAATCCAATCCAAAGGAGTCTCATATGAAGGCTGCAAAGAGAATTCTGAGGTATCTCAAAGGAGCACAAGACCTAGTTCTCGACTATCCCTCAAGAGATAACTTTGACTTAATAGGGTATGTTGATACTGACTATGCTGGTTATCTTATGGACAGGAAAAATACTTCTGGCATGGAACATTTTCTAGGACCGTGTCTTATCTCATGGGGCATAAGAAAACAAAACTCAGCGGCTCTTTCAACTACTGATGCTGAGTATGTGGCAGCTGCCTCTTGCTGTGCTCAACTGCTGTGGATCAAGCAGCAGCTATAA
- the LOC104235230 gene encoding uncharacterized protein, translated as MAPSYYQLGFAVLFITLAVATLQFSSCHVLKGSVTCLDCNHHSDLSGIKVSVKCSQVKTLAMATTEEDGSFVSNLPFDTSPTSTAANICYAKILGGPKQLFVSKKDTDPTVVKSQEVDNSYTISKPLNFYTRYSKFGSSKTIDLPVPKEWGLAPTSYYIPFIPIIGIP; from the exons ATGGCACCATCTTATTATCAGCTTGGATTCGCAGTACTATTCATCACTTTGGCTGTTGCCACACTTCAGTTTTCTTCTTGCCATGTCTTGAAAGGTTCTGTCACTTGCCTAGACTGCAACCACCATTCTGATCTCTCAG GAATAAAGGTTTCAGTGAAGTGTAGCCAGGTGAAAACACTGGCCATGGCTACAACAGAAGAAGATGGCTCTTttgtgtcaaaccttcctttTGACACTAGTCCAACATCAACAGCTGCAAACATTTGCTATGCCAAAATTCTTGGAGGTCCTAAGCAgctatttgtttcaaaaaaagaCACAGACCCAACAGTTGTCAAGTCTCAAGAAGTTGATAATTCCTACACTATCTCTAAGCCCTTAAATTTCTACACAAGATACTCTAAGTTTGGTTCATCAAAGACAATTGATCTACCAGTTCCAAAGGAGTGGGGACTTGCACCAACTAGCTATTATATCCCTTTCATTCCCATCATTGGCATACCTTAA